One part of the Magallana gigas chromosome 5, xbMagGiga1.1, whole genome shotgun sequence genome encodes these proteins:
- the LOC105339778 gene encoding transcription factor HIVEP3 isoform X1: MPRRKSLLAEATPENGETQRDVKLNKDLVNEKGDSIPDPTELVVNEEDEEEEGEPPEAKKIRLDEEDREDLLITEQLCVEESRDAAPPTEDSDKGENFTMDSHKIKVVETPAVANLETVSELAVGSIESVSQLSIGSVETISQLEKRNLSLEALCEVGSSELQNIQRQGSPSTPQNHESTSSLSSSQESNSGASSTKIKIVNPEDIRKRKHPAKPGKHICNFCGRGCAKPSVLEKHLRAHTGERPFPCLDCGFAFKTKSNLYKHCKSRSHALKVKLGRKVKQWSSQEETDIDDVDEYDDEGLNDSQSSTDTLDREEISLTPNEAEQITLLNDMSKFLKKVDSQPTKNEPMQKEDSFENREQAPVHVLQEVAKYLEKPKAERPRIEVPSWKSDARPRFETRMRNLNLEFEQNKNITQGSKKQSVIDEQKLNSAQSQFITIAPKQDLSRALSTGTEITDQLATIHKMGSGGSVTVHRLLLPAMALPNMETMSVQSNNTSISNVAADKVIAIDNGTGAVEVIRLPHPNTDPSTANQALRELESLSERVQQSSGSEVQLVPAVVELQDGTCQVSVKAVPARESHAPLVRSFSQPAGEMKTKTQGDSRVDMEKVKERIQNLISSNAAIVKSPLFEYKRLYRQNSESKGSVQKSFSITKSDSLQSEHSVSTEEKMVTSTTVVKPDGTEKSVSISIPSVIQKDTSKSSSETKPETVTTRRLVRQSALTSSDNVEAKPQVSSGSSLNVLTISNEILKQIAEANNSGAPKPNPLGANRTQEIASKTVTALEHSGKEITIKLQLENPVTTESVKPATKESSDGQSKAIKDKIREVIKARDIPPPVTKSLSESTINIPLKDRLGNITSVSVSNPVNSSISVEKKEQFECDFCKNAFQKKETLDLHMAYYCTYIKAHDSIDKSKVLQVFHKTESEKRPIEGLVKRQISLPVIQFPRQVSTTAMSRTSLTVRSDSIGVIKSTDSGVSKQLSLPMQFSGSVVNISSASIPSVADNIINKKGRPKLIERQLRISLPSTPTLPHTPLTGSMYPLNQIASVVPTQLQTMLRGSQVKSPHPSVITSHQTRTATNKAGPLPGTYSASPFSSLSLPKSAPEVQPPVIIQNVMSVNKALIFPDNQKEPTEMHVDKQVSSAPVTDVHSMIQVQIVGPIGDEMLGKQASLQPVGMVQLAETSQPNTIIVHRHPDAKQKDKHFIHSSSDSSEHSSPHILNEDLKEKLKGKLLMKRSLSLDPKVLQLSGSSDLLKEEGADPPANKKIKLVTVTLPVKGGDIAPSTALELEPKAWRIQTLTIPVMRAQPMYQLSQMDSHLMFIDKSSQSSGISSFLAEQSLMKMDSAKAISVTASGTQSTEKGGTVSVPLILYGHNYPSLRMSTQMSFCCVSRPQPMYVPLKSNKKISMYSNWKVSGHNTNPIGLTPKMLFSLYKSDSCKDPSYTTACSQASKGGMSTHSSYWTYKEKNTGPVQSDKKPEVKKEEDTDKPISSAKVTTPKKVTGGIKSLDPYVYVRGRGRGKYICNECGIRCKKPSMLKKHIRSHTNLRPYVCWHCHFSFKTKGNLTKHMKSKSHHKKCLELGIVPVPTQVDESQIDQQMLKAQCDLSKKARIVLKDGASVSVDLDDINSESDEDEEEDEEDNQDQDSMDTQDIHQETPDVVIEINVNSEEMAEAQEETTHVQDSPKSRLDGIERGLLGSNPLICSMIQPHPQVSHGPHPLGHPEGDIAHQRELQMVQELSGSSQRIIHVDEENSSQHASLGTIYGFPTETTTVEDHMSTNMVEITEVYISEGDPKLGFLFEELRKHKTDLQTRNTSSPPLDEQSKKDVNQPLPLASNIDEAREADKSGMKSYSDSKETISVSVDKNPDTGRKDTEVPVGKSASPSAADVIATSHVSVIGSISSPSKGSTQEVKKAKVEPPRQLEFSIPLGGFMPPHALFKQPKQSNLGPIIGQLIRQRPVNLQFSSPVKTPTSQATPVCAPFQFHHPFIEKQDSQDINALPSSNSSEGVEESKTQNKCLSEEKLKDTNVDGQEEEDYQNYIIIESSEGQTVNAQSSEDVRGEQVLYQCQFCEDLIEPEHILNHLKTHKMEHLFPCETCGVVFPSKEKFKNHTHEKSATVKSKPEMCDMCQQTFSSCDELSQHFKTKTHIDKLEELGVVPRGTFSNIERTMESLSTSDHEEFVELLKSKIASHVESTEHSHSPTQFQGQPQFEKNPSASSDKVTVEVKQESSDFCQVTGSSSEYSPERGVSPNMPHLCEICRRGFINLEHLKAHLVSHAEIRPYVCEYCDAGFTNSQSLKTHLLSHAQERPYVCGYCGETFPISSDLKKHAENLHKISSTMTSKGDVENNDVRKSPLVHNSAASDSPYSDQTGPSLKAKGADSNPE; this comes from the exons ATGCCACGTAGAAAATCACTCCTCGCCGAGGCAACACCAGAAA ATGGTGAGACACAAAGGGATGTCAAATTGAACAAAGACTTGGTGAATGAGAAAGGGGACAGTATTCCAGACCCAACAGAACTTGTTGTAAACG aagAAGATGAAGAGGAGGAGGGTGAACCGCCTGAGGCAAAGAAGATCAGATTGGATGAAGAAGACAGGGAAGATTTACTGA TCACTGAGCAATTGTGTGTGGAGGAGAGCAGGGATGCAGCGCCCCCTACCGAAGACAGTGATAAGGGAGAAAACTTTACCATGGACAGTCATAAGATAAAG GTAGTGGAAACCCCAGCTGTGGCTAACTTGGAAACTGTGTCTGAATTAGCTGTGGGCAGCATAGAGTCTGTGTCGCAGTTGAGCATTGGTAGCGTAGAGACAATATCACAGTTAGAAAAGCGTAACTTGTCTTTGGAAGCACTGTGCGAGGTCGGCTCCTCAGAACTTCAGAACATTCAGCGACAGGGATCTCCAAGCACACCCCAGAACCATGAATCAACGTCCAGCCTCTCTTCCTCCCAGGAGAGCAATTCTGGAGCAAGTTCCACCAAAATCAAAATCGTGAACCCAGAGGACATCCGAAAGCGTAAGCACCCTGCCAAGCCTGGGAAACATATCTGTAACTTTTGTGGTCGAGGATGTGCAAAGCCAAGCGTTCTAGAGAAACATCTCCGTGCCCACACAGGAGAGCGGCCATTTCCTTGCCTGGATTGTGGCTTCGCTTTCAAAACCAAGAGCAATTTATATAAGCATTGTAAATCCAGATCACATGCTCTGAAAGTGAAACTGGGAAGAAAGGTGAAGCAGTGGTCCAGTCAGGAGGAGACAGACATTGATGATGTGGATGAATACGATGATGAAGGCCTCAATGACAGCCAGTCCAGCACTGACACACTGGATAGGGAAGAAATTTCCCTTACTCCAAATGAGGCAGAACAAATTACCTTGTTGAACGACATGtcaaaatttctcaaaaaagtGGACTCTCAACCGACAAAAAATGAGCCGATGCAAAAAGAAGACAGCTTTGAAAATCGGGAACAAGCTCCGGTGCATGTACTGCAGGAAGTggccaaatatcttgaaaaaccTAAAGCTGAGAGGCCAAGAATTGAGGTCCCATCTTGGAAGAGTGATGCTCGACCACGATTTGAAACAAGAATGCGAAATTTGAATTtagaatttgaacaaaataagaaCATTACACAGGGCAGTAAAAAGCAAAGTGTTATTGATGAGCAGAAGTTGAACTCGGCACAAAGCCAGTTCATTACCATCGCTCCAAAGCAAGACCTGAGCAGAGCATTGTCTACAGGAACTGAGATCACAGATCAGCTGGCCACCATTCACAAGATGGGAAGTGGGGGGTCTGTCACAGTTCACCGACTCTTATTACCTGCCATGGCTCTTCCCAACATGGAGACGATGAGTGTCCAGTCCAACAATACAAGCATTAGCAATGTGGCAGCAGATAAAGTGATAGCCATTGACAATGGCACTGGAGCTGTAGAGGTGATCAGACTGCCTCATCCCAACACAGACCCTAGTACTGCCAACCAAGCGCTGCGTGAGCTGGAGAGCCTGAGCGAACGTGTGCAGCAGTCGAGCGGATCAGAGGTTCAGCTTGTTCCTGCAGTGGTGGAGCTACAGGATGGAACCTGTCAGGTATCTGTCAAGGCAGTGCCAGCTCGCGAGAGCCACGCCCCTCTGGTGAGATCTTTCTCACAGCCAGCAggtgaaatgaaaacaaagacaCAGGGTGACTCCAGAGTAGACATGGAAAAAGTGAAAGAGAGAATTCAGAATCTTATATCAAGCAATGCTGCTATTGTGAAAAGTCCACTGTTTGAATACAAGCGGTTGTATCGCCAGAACAGTGAATCAAAAGGCAGTGTACAGAAATCGTTTTCTATCACAAAAAGTGATTCTCTTCAGAGTGAGCATTCTGTTTCAACAGAGGAGAAAATGGTTACATCTACAACAGTTGTAAAACCAGATGGCACAGAGAAATCAGTGTCCATCAGTATTCCTTCAGTAATTCAGAAAGACACTTCCAAATCTTCTTCAGAAACCAAACCAGAAACAGTCACAACCAGACGTCTTGTCCGACAGTCGGCTCTAACATCAAGTGACAATGTGGAAGCCAAGCCCCAGGTTAGTTCTGGGAGCTCATTAAACGTATTGACAATATCTAATGAAATTCTGAAGCAGATTGCAGAGGCCAACAATTCTGGTGCCCCAAAACCCAACCCCTTAGGGGCAAACAGGACGCAAGAAATCGCCTCCAAAACAGTGACAGCATTGGAACACAGTGGAAAGGAGATCACCATCAAGCTCCAGTTGGAGAATCCTGTCACAACAGAAAGTGTGAAGCCTGCAACCAAAGAGTCTTCTGATGGCCAGTCTAAAGCCATCAAAGACAAGATTCGGGAGGTCATTAAAGCTCGGGACATCCCTCCTCCAGTCACCAAGTCTTTATCCGAATCCACGATTAACATTCCATTGAAGGATAGGCTTGGCAACATCACTTCAGTGTCTGTGTCAAATCCAGTGAATTCATCCATTTCTGTTGAGAAGAAAGAGCAATTTGAGTGTGACTTTTGTAAGaatgcttttcaaaaaaaaGAGACTTTGGATTTGCATATGGCATATTATTGTACTTACATAAAAGCACATGATTCCATAGACAAATCCAAGGTGCTTCAAGTGTTTCACAAGACTGAAAGTGAAAAGAGACCAATAGAGGGTTTAGTGAAAAGACAAATTTCCCTTCCTGTTATTCAGTTTCCAAGGCAAGTGTCCACCACCGCAATGAGCAGGACCAGCTTAACGGTGCGGTCTGATAGTATAGGTGTGATTAAATCCACTGACTCTGGAGTGTCAAAACAACTGAGTTTACCCATGCAGTTTTCTGGCAGTGTTGTAAATATCAGCTCTGCAAGCATTCCTTCAGTAGCAGACAATATAATCAACAAGAAAGGGCGACCCAAACTGATTGAGAGACAGCTCCGAATCTCCCTCCCCTCCACCCCTACCCTCCCACACACACCTCTAACAGGCAGCATGTACCCTCTAAATCAGATCGCCAGTGTTGTCCCTACCCAGCTACAGACTATGCTACGGGGCTCCCAGGTGAAATCTCCCCACCCCTCAGTAATCACCAGTCATCAGACTCGCACTGCCACCAACAAGGCTGGCCCACTGCCAGGGACTTACTCAGCCTCACCCTTCAGCTCACTGTCCTTGCCAAAATCTGCCCCCGAAGTCCAGCCGCCGGTCATCATTCAGAATGTAATGTCTGTGAATAAAGCTTTGATCTTCCCTGACAACCAGAAGGAGCCGACCGAGATGCATGTGGATAAACAAGTGTCGTCTGCTCCAGTGACTGATGTCCACAGTATGATTCAAGTCCAGATTGTGGGGCCGATAGGAGATGAGATGTTGGGGAAGCAAGCAAGCCTACAGCCAGTGGGCATGGTTCAGTTAGCAGAAACTTCCCAACCAAACACCATTATTGTTCATAGACACCCTGATGCAAAGCAGAAAGACAAACATTTCATTCATTCTTCATCAGACTCATCCGAACATTCCTCCCCACATATATTGAATGAAGATCTCAAAGAAAAGTTGAAAGGCAAATTGTTGATGAAACGGTCCCTGAGTTTGGATCCTAAGGTTCTGCAGTTGTCAGGTTCATCTGATTTGTTGAAGGAGGAGGGCGCTGATCCTCCAGCCAATAAAAAGATCAAGTTAGTGACAGTGACCTTGCCAGTGAAAGGTGGAGATATTGCTCCATCTACAGCTTTAGAACTAGAACCCAAAGCGTGGAGAATTCAAACTCTAACCATTCCAGTTATGAGGGCCCAACCAATGTATCAGCTATCGCAGATGGACAGCCATCTCATGTTCATTGACAAATCTAGTCAGTCAAGTGGAATCTCATCATTTCTAGCAGAACAAAGTCTCATGAAAATGGACAGTGCCAAAGCAATATCAGTGACTGCCAGTGGTACACAAAGTACCGAGAAAGGTGGCACAGTATCAGTTCCTCTGATTCTCTATGGACATAACTACCCATCTTTGAGAATGTCCACTCAGATGTCATTTTGTTGTGTGTCGAGGCCCCAGCCTATGTACGTACCATTAAAATccaacaaaaaaatatccatgtaTTCCAACTGGAAAGTGTCTGGGCACAACACGAACCCTATAGGCCTGACTCCCAAAATGctgttttcattatataaatcGGACTCCTGCAAAGACCCGAGCTATACGACTGCATGCAGTCAGGCTTCTAAAGGTGGAATGTCAACGCACAGCAGTTACTGGACATACAAGGAGAAAAATACAGGACCAGTGCAGAGTGATAAGAAACCAGAGgtcaaaaaagaagaagacacAGACAAACCTATCTCAAGCGCAAAGGTCACCACACCCAAGAAAGTCACAGGAGGCATAAAATCTCTGGACCCTTATGTGTATGTACGAGGAAGGGGAAGgggaaaatatatttgtaatgaaTGTGGAATACGCTGTAAGAAGCCCAGCATGTTGAAGAAGCACATAAGATCCCACACAAACCTGCGTCCCTATGTCTGCTGGCACTGCCACTTTTCATTCAAAACCAAAGGAAACTTGACCAAGCACATGAAATCCAAGTCTCACCATAAGAAATGCCTGGAGCTGGGAATTGTGCCTGTTCCGACCCAAGTTGATGAGTCACAGATTGACCAACAGATGCTGAAGGCTCAATGTGACCTGTCCAAAAAAGCTCGGATCGTGCTAAAGGACGGAGCTTCCGTCTCCGTGGATCTGGATGATATCAACTCTGAAAGTGATGAAGATGAGGAGGAAGATGAGGAGGATAATCAG GACCAGGATAGCATGGATACCCAAGATATTCACCAGGAAACACCAGATGTTGTCATAGAGATAAATGTTAACTCAGAGGAAATGGCTGAAGCTCAAGAGGAGACAACCCATGTACAGGACAG TCCCAAATCCAGACTAGACGGAATCGAGAGAGGACTACTGGGATCTAACCCCTTGATTTGTTCAATGATACAGCCCCACCCCCAGGTCTCTCATGGACCTCACCCCTTGGGTCATCCCGAGGGAGATATTGCCCACCAGAGGGAGTTGCAGATGGTACAGGAGTTGTCTGGCAGCAGTCAGCGTATCATCCACGTGGATGAGGAGAACAGCAGTCAACATGCAAG TTTGGGGACTATTTACGGATTTCCTACTGAGACAACAACTGTAGAAG ACCACATGTCAACTAACATGGTGGAGATCACTGAAGTCTACATATCAGAAGGAG ATCCAAAGCTAGGCTTTTTGTTTGAAGAACTTCGAAAACACAAAACAGATTTGCAGACAAGGAACACAAGTTCTCCACCTTTAGATGAACAGTCCAAG aaGGATGTAAACCAACCCCTTCCACTAGCTTCAAATATTGATGAAGCTAGAGAAGCAGACAAAAGTGGGATGAAAAGTTATTCAGATTCTAAGGAAACCATTTCAGTTTCTGTGGACAAGAACCCAGACACTGGGAGAAAAGACACAGAGGTCCCTGTAGGGAAGTCTGCATCACCCTCTGCCGCTGATGTTATTGCTACTTCTCATGTGTCAGTTATAGGTTCTATTTCATCACCATCAAAGGGATCCACTCAAGAAGTGAAAAAGGCCAAGGTTGAGCCACCCAGACAACTGGAGTTCTCCATACCATTGGGTGGTTTCATGCCTCCCCATGCCCTCTTCAAGCAGCCCAAGCAATCCAACTTGGGGCCAATCATTGGTCAGCTCATCCGACAGCGACCAGTTAACTTACAGTTCAGTAGCCCCGTGAAGACCCCTACAAGTCAGGCCACACCTGTATGTGCCCCATTTCAATTCCATCATCCATTCATAGAAAAGCAGGACTCCCAGGACATTAATGCTCTGCCTAGTTCCAACAGCAGTGAGGGAGTAGAGGAAAGCAAGACTCAAAACAAATGCTTGTCTGAGGAGAAGCTAAAAGACACGAATGTTGATGGTCAGGAGGAGGAAGACTATCAGAATTACATTATTATTGAAAGCTCGGAGGGACAGACTGTGAATGCACAGTCCTCAGAGGATGTTAGAGGTGAACAGGTGCTGTATCAGTGCCAGTTCTGTGAGGATCTGATAGAACCGGAGCATATTCTGAATCATCTCAAGACGCACAAAATGGAACACCTCTTTCCCTGTGAAACCTGTGGGGTCGTTTTCCCTTCTAAGGAGAAATTTAAGAACCACACTCATGAGAAATCAGCGACTGTGAAAAGTAAACCAGAAATGTGTGATATGTGTCAGCAGACTTTTTCTTCTTGTGACGAATTGTCACAACACTTCAAAACAAAGACACACATAGACAAGCTGGAAGAGCTTGGTGTGGTTCCTAGAGGCACCTTCTCTAATATTGAAAGGACCATGGAATCTCTCTCCACTTCTGATCATGAAGAGTTTGTGGAACTTCTCAAAAGCAAGATTGCCAGTCATGTAGAGAGTACTGAACATTCCCACAGTCCTACACAGTTTCAAGGTCAGCCTCAATTTGAGAAAAACCCATCAGCCTCTAGCGACAAAGTGACAGTTGAGGTTAAGCAGGAGAGTAGTGACTTCTGCCAAGTGACTGGTTCTAGTTCCGAGTACTCACCAGAGAGAGGCGTGTCCCCCAATATGCCACACCTGTGTGAAATTTGCAGGAGGGGATTCATCAACTTGGAGCACCTCAAG GCCCACCTTGTTAGTCATGCGGAGATCCGCCCCTATGTTTGTGAGTACTGTGATGCTGGCTTTACAAACAGTCAGTCACTAAAGACACACCTGCTCTCACATGCACAG GAGAGGCCATATGTGTGTGGATACTGTGGTGAGACTTTCCCCATTTCCTCTGACCTGAAAAAACATGCCGAAAATCTCCATAAGATCTCTTCTACCATGACGTCAAAAGGCGATGTAGAAAACAATGACGTCAGAAAAAGTCCCCTGGTTCATAACAGCGCAGCTTCGGATTCACCTTACTCTGATCAAACTGGGCCATCTCTGAAAGCCAAGGGAGCTGACTCCAATCCAGAATAA